The Benincasa hispida cultivar B227 chromosome 9, ASM972705v1, whole genome shotgun sequence genome has a segment encoding these proteins:
- the LOC120084437 gene encoding 60S ribosomal protein L37-3-like, with protein MGKGTGSFGKRRNKTHTLCVRCGRRSFHLQKSRCAACAFPAARKRKYNWSVKAIRRKTTGTGRMRYLRHVPRRFKSGFREGTEAAPRNKGAAASA; from the exons ATG GGAAAGGGTACGGGCAGTTTTGGTAAAAGGAGGAACAAGACCCATACTCTCTGTGTACGGTGCGGCCGCCGCAGCTTCCATCTCCAGAAGAGCCGCTGTGCAGCATGTGCTTTCCCTGCTGCACGCAAGCGCAAAT ACAACTGGAGTGTGAAGGCAATTAGGAGAAAGACAACCGGAACTGGAAGGATGAGGTACTTGCGCCATGTTCCGCGTAGATTCAAGAGCGGCTTCAGAGAGG GTACTGAAGCTGCACCCAGGAATAAAGGAGCTGCAGCCTCAGCATAA